CCCAGGCCTCGTAATCTGGTTTGTGCCACCCAATTTCATGGGAATAATATATTTTCTTAAAAACCTGGTGCATGGATTCCCCTGCCTTATCCAGGAACATCTTTTCAAACACCTTCACATGAAGACCCGAAGTATTACTGAGCATATACAGATTATATCGATTTGAAAGCTTCTTCAGAAGTTTGATCCGCTCTTCGGGAATGCCTACCAGCATGGCGTTCCACGCATCGTCGAAGCTCTGGTCGGTCATCTGGACCCCGGCCACTTTTCTTATTTCGTCTCTAAACTGCCGGGTGTCCAGCAAGCCTGTTTGATATTTGAAAAAGAGATCCGTCCTCATGGAGTCGGGATACTGCATCAGCTCCGAAGGGAAGCCCAGTTCATAAAAGGCCTTCAAAGTTGCCTGAACATTGATGTCCAGAATCACCCCGCCCAGATCGAACAGGATATTTCTAAAGTTCGGTGCTTGTGCCATCCATTTTGTATATTCGCAAGTACCCAAAGATAACGAAAAACCAGAGAGCCATGCGAATCAACGGAACCCATTACCGGAGCATCTGGATGGGAAAGGATCCCGGGCTTGTTTATGTCATCGATCAGCGTTACCTGCCTTTTGAATTTCGCATCCTTCCATTGAGAACGGCGAAGGATGCTTATCATGCCATATCTGAGATGGCAGTGAGGGGGGCGCCACTGATCGGGGCAACAGCTGCTTTTGGACTCTATCTGGCAGCATTTGGAAGCGGTCCTGATCGCTGGTGGGAAGAGTTGGAGGAAGCAGCGGAAAGGCTTATCTCCGCCAGGCCAACGGCAGTAAACCTGAAGTATGCCGTGAACCTTTTGATGGAGCAAGTGAGTTTTCCGGCTTCGCGTGCGTCCATGATTAAAGAGTTGTTTCATCTCTCCATTCGTTTTGCCGAAGATGAGGTAATCCGAAGCAGGAGAATCGGGGAGCATGGCCTGAGATTAATCAGGGAAATCCATGAGGCTACTTCCCGGCCCGTTAATATTCTGACCCACTGCAACGCCGGTTGGCTGGCCTGTGTGGATTACGGGACCGCCACGGCACCCATTTACCTGGCGCACGACCAGGGGATCCCGGTTCATGTGTGGGTAGACGAAACCCGGCCCAGGAACCAGGGAGCCCGTTTGACCGCCTATGAACTGGGTGAGCATGGGGTGCCACATACCCTGATCGTTGATAATGCGGGAGGACACCTGATGCAGCGGGGGAAGGTCGACCTGGTGCTGGTGGGAAGCGACCGCACCACCCGGACCGGGGATGTGGCCAATAAGATAGGCACCTATCTGAAAGCCCTGGCCGCAAAGGATAACGGAATCCCCTTTTACGCGGCCCTTCCTTCCTCGACCATCGATTTTGACCTTGTAGAAGGATCCAGAATTGAGATCGAGAACCGCGACCCGGAAGAGCTGACCCGGATGCAGGGAATTAGCCTGGAGACCGGGGATCCCCTGACTGTAAGAATCTATCCGGAAGGATCAGTAACGGCAAATCCGGGTTTTGATGTAACACCTGCCAGACTTGTAAGCGGACTGATCACAGAGAAAGGCATCTGTGAGGCGTCGGAGAAAGGAATCAAATCGCTGTTTAAAAGGCAGGGACCACATGCATAGGACTATAACTATCTTAATATTTTTAATCTGT
This genomic interval from Bacteroidales bacterium contains the following:
- a CDS encoding HAD family phosphatase; the encoded protein is MAQAPNFRNILFDLGGVILDINVQATLKAFYELGFPSELMQYPDSMRTDLFFKYQTGLLDTRQFRDEIRKVAGVQMTDQSFDDAWNAMLVGIPEERIKLLKKLSNRYNLYMLSNTSGLHVKVFEKMFLDKAGESMHQVFKKIYYSHEIGWHKPDYEAWEYVIKDAGIKAKETLFLDDSIHNIKAAQELGFQAIHIHERTNLMNLGFDL
- the mtnA gene encoding S-methyl-5-thioribose-1-phosphate isomerase — protein: MRINGTHYRSIWMGKDPGLVYVIDQRYLPFEFRILPLRTAKDAYHAISEMAVRGAPLIGATAAFGLYLAAFGSGPDRWWEELEEAAERLISARPTAVNLKYAVNLLMEQVSFPASRASMIKELFHLSIRFAEDEVIRSRRIGEHGLRLIREIHEATSRPVNILTHCNAGWLACVDYGTATAPIYLAHDQGIPVHVWVDETRPRNQGARLTAYELGEHGVPHTLIVDNAGGHLMQRGKVDLVLVGSDRTTRTGDVANKIGTYLKALAAKDNGIPFYAALPSSTIDFDLVEGSRIEIENRDPEELTRMQGISLETGDPLTVRIYPEGSVTANPGFDVTPARLVSGLITEKGICEASEKGIKSLFKRQGPHA